One Oryza sativa Japonica Group chromosome 8, ASM3414082v1 DNA window includes the following coding sequences:
- the LOC4345455 gene encoding serine/arginine-rich splicing factor SR45a isoform X1 — MSQSKEVRYTARSITPPADRNGTSKSKSPTPVRRSTSRSPPPKKSDSRSPPPRRRSTSRSPRPRRHGRSRSRSRDRSRSRSRDDDLRNPGNNLYVTGLSTRVTEEDLEKFFSKEGKVQSCHVVLDPRTKESRGFAFVTMDSVDDARRCIKYLHRTVLEGRLVTVEKAKRTRERTPTPGKYCGRRGSQRSSRSPSPYRSRRRERSRSRDRQRDRSRSRDRRRDRSRSRDRRRDRSRSRDRRRDRSRSRDRRGSSPHDRDSHRRRGDRSRSPATNGNHKKD, encoded by the exons GTACACTGCACGTTCTATTACGCCTCCTGCAGATAGAAATGGCACTTCAAAGTCAAAGTCACCCACTCCAGTGAGACGCAGTACCTCTAGGTCACCTCCTCCAAAGAAGAGTGATTCAAGGTCTCCACCTCCAAGGAGGCGCAGTACTTCAAGATCTCCTCGCCCTAGAAGACATGGCAGATCAAGGTCAAGGTCAAGGGATAGGAGTCGCTCCAG GAGCCGAGACGATGATTTAAGAAACCCAGGGAATAACCTTTATGTGACTGGATTATCCACTCGCGTAACTGAAGAAGACCTTGAGAAGTTCTTTAGTAAGGAGGGAAAG GTTCAAAGCTGTCATGTTGTTCTTGATCCTCGTACGAAAGAATCTCGTGGGTTTGCCTTTGTAACTATGGATTCCGTTGATGATGCAAGACGTTGCATAAAGTACCTGCATCGCACTGTACTTGAAGGTCGCCTGGTCACTGTAGAAAAA GCTAAAAGAACTCGGGAGAGAACTCCTACACCTGGAAAATATTGTGGCCGCAGAG GCTCTCAAAGAAGTTCCAGGAGCCCATCACCTTACCGGTCTCGCAGAAGGGAGCGATCTCGCTCAAGAGATCGTCAGAGGGACCGCTCACGCTCCAGGGATCGCCGCAGGGACCGCTCTCGCTCGAGGGATCGCCGCAGGGACCGCTCTCGCTCGAGGGATCGCCGCAGGGACCGCTCGCGCTCAAGGGATCGTCGGGGCAGCTCTCCACATGACAGAGATTCTCACAGGAGGCGTGGAGACAGGTCCAGGTCACCGGCTACCAACGGGAACCACAAAAAGGACTAG
- the LOC4345455 gene encoding serine/arginine-rich splicing factor SR45a isoform X2 — MSQSKEVSTSRSPPPKKSDSRSPPPRRRSTSRSPRPRRHGRSRSRSRDRSRSRSRDDDLRNPGNNLYVTGLSTRVTEEDLEKFFSKEGKVQSCHVVLDPRTKESRGFAFVTMDSVDDARRCIKYLHRTVLEGRLVTVEKAKRTRERTPTPGKYCGRRGSQRSSRSPSPYRSRRRERSRSRDRQRDRSRSRDRRRDRSRSRDRRRDRSRSRDRRRDRSRSRDRRGSSPHDRDSHRRRGDRSRSPATNGNHKKD, encoded by the exons TACCTCTAGGTCACCTCCTCCAAAGAAGAGTGATTCAAGGTCTCCACCTCCAAGGAGGCGCAGTACTTCAAGATCTCCTCGCCCTAGAAGACATGGCAGATCAAGGTCAAGGTCAAGGGATAGGAGTCGCTCCAG GAGCCGAGACGATGATTTAAGAAACCCAGGGAATAACCTTTATGTGACTGGATTATCCACTCGCGTAACTGAAGAAGACCTTGAGAAGTTCTTTAGTAAGGAGGGAAAG GTTCAAAGCTGTCATGTTGTTCTTGATCCTCGTACGAAAGAATCTCGTGGGTTTGCCTTTGTAACTATGGATTCCGTTGATGATGCAAGACGTTGCATAAAGTACCTGCATCGCACTGTACTTGAAGGTCGCCTGGTCACTGTAGAAAAA GCTAAAAGAACTCGGGAGAGAACTCCTACACCTGGAAAATATTGTGGCCGCAGAG GCTCTCAAAGAAGTTCCAGGAGCCCATCACCTTACCGGTCTCGCAGAAGGGAGCGATCTCGCTCAAGAGATCGTCAGAGGGACCGCTCACGCTCCAGGGATCGCCGCAGGGACCGCTCTCGCTCGAGGGATCGCCGCAGGGACCGCTCTCGCTCGAGGGATCGCCGCAGGGACCGCTCGCGCTCAAGGGATCGTCGGGGCAGCTCTCCACATGACAGAGATTCTCACAGGAGGCGTGGAGACAGGTCCAGGTCACCGGCTACCAACGGGAACCACAAAAAGGACTAG